AGTCAGTTGAATTGAGGAACACCACTGCAGTGTTACTTTTGATACTTTATTTTTACACTGCAGTCCTTGTTTAGCTTACCTGACAGTCTCTACACGATTGTCAGGTAAGTACACGAAGCTGACTGTCTGGTTCATGTGTAATATGCAATTTTttgcatatgtaatatacattTATCATGCAtacttatatatgtttattcATGTCCATACATCTATTTGCaggtatatttacatgtatatgtaggggtatataggtatatacatatatcaatgAATATGcctatacatatgtacatgtagaaagatgtacatgtatatgtgttaCATAGTTATATACTTGTAAATGTATCTAAAACAATGTATCTATATGAATACATATGTTTTATACACATATCTAGTTAATTAGTTTTAGAAATAGTAAGTATATagctttcagctactgtcagtttcatggaTCTGGTGTATACTCTTTTTAGTGGAATCAAGTTGAGTGCTCTTTTTagcaatgtaaaataaaatgtaatgtcCTAGAGGTTATAACTTCACTGATGTGTGTAGGTAAAAGTGTTTATTTTCATTGAACCTTGACTTTCAACTGCAACGCAACCGTGAATTCTAAACACAAGTGTAAGTAAGCAATACAAAAGTTTTAAACTAGGACTAGTTAAATGATTAGCAACATACCAGATTTACAGAGTACAAGTATTTTCAAATGGAAGAGCAAGAATTTGTTTAACACACATATGAGAAACATAttataaaagttcataactAATACTGATTGCCTCCTGATAAATAACTTTGGGACTTAGCGTAACAAAAATTAGCATAGCTGGCTCATTTTGAATGTGCAAGCTGACTGCTTGTTGTCTGCTAAAACAGAGTTCGCGGATCAACGACCAGCTCATAAATCACCAACCACAGGCTAACACGTAAGGTCCATTTGCACCAGCCAGTCATGCCAGAACAACACTGAAGGCCTAGCAAACGGTAAACTGATGCACACGCTACGCACCAAACCCTGGCATGGCACCACACCATGACTCAAGATTACTCTGTATTAGAAATGATCATGCAATGCGCTTGTTGAACCAGGGAAATATAACACTTTCTATAGTTGATTCTGAGAAACGAGCATAATAATACACAGTTGCTCtaatttttataagttttattcAATTAATTATCTTTTGGATAGCTGTTTTACAgaaagatatataatatataaagaaTATATTATTTCTACTTTACATTATTACTATCTCCAAGTTATCACCAGATGAGACAGGTCTATATGTATTTTGAACAAATTTGCGGCGGTTGACTAACAGTTAAGTGCTTTTTACATATATAGTTTAACATGGAATTACCTCTAGCATTAAAGCATCGACTGCTTATTTATTACTATTctgtataaatttaatattttatacttcaataaataatatgtgaagtttgaaaataGTTTCTGAcagtaataaatgaaatattatgtatacataaaacataaaatatatacatgttatatatgcatacatgtatatttagagGTATTTACAACATAATATCAACATAAGATTTGATAACTTTATAACAAAGACTGAGCTAAAGGAATTGAGATTTCAGATTTTAAGCAGACAGTCTCCGTACATTCTAAATACTTttcatatatgcatacatacattcTAAATCCTCTAATGCTGATGAGTTAACTGTGTTATGAGATATTTGCTTCATACAATACTCAAATCGTATCTCCAAACTACCTGACCTTCCATTACATTGTTACTTTCCCATAAAATCCACAACATCTTAAATTAAACAATAACACCTTCACATTATATACTAGCATTATGCAAAACGGCTTTTAATTCTAATACctatattttatttcactattttattttatagtttgcATCAATCTCTAATTTTTTTAGAGCAGCATCAACTGGTGACAGTACTGGTGGTTGATCAGTTCAAAAATctctatttataatttaaatgaGGCACTCCACGTTAATTTATATCTCTTTCTGCAGCGGTTCTCTCTATAGACGTCGGTGGAATCTATGATAGAAAGGCTTTAGCTATaactcctttgtacatctcaaCCCATGAAAACTATCCACTAAAGTACAGTGACAACCTGAACTCAGCGCTTACCTTGACTAACATTTCCCGAGACAGCCTCATCAGATTGAGATTTGTTGCTAGAAGTGGTATTGCCATAGAGAAGAGCTGTCATGATTACTTGAACATCACTGGAGTGAGGGGATATGACAGACAAACAGTTCAGATCTGTGGTACTGAGGCTTCCCAACCAACGCTCTACATTCAGCCAATAAGAGAAAATCTaacatttacatttgtcacAGACTACAGTAAGGGTTATGCAGGGTTTGTCATGGAATATTCCGGTAAGTTTCAGTCTTCAATTAACTTCGCAAAAATTTGTATCAACTCTGAAGTTCaagacaataataattattaatacgccatatattaatattattgatatactctatattcagaaTATTGATTTAAgatatatcaataatattgatgaactatatattaataatattcatctactatataataatagcaatttattatatatcaataatattgatttacgatatatcaataataatgatttactatatataataatattgagcTACTATATATTAACGATATTGACTTACTatgtattaataaaattgattatacatatataacacatattatagttatatatataaaatgttattatatataactatatattaccATGAAAGCATTGAATTACTGCTTTTTACATTTGAATTACTGCTTCAACATGCCATTTGGGTTATTTATACAATTTTACACTTTCACTGATTTCAGAAGTCGAAGGGATACCAAGTGATGGGTACAATACTGCTTCTGAAGTTGGTATGTGCTTTCTCACCTTCTGATAAGGGCCTTATGCCTATGAACTATACATGAATAGATTGAACTTTGTAAAGAATGAAGTCCCTAAACTAGAGTGTAGAGAACCTAAACACTGATGTTTAAAGGAATACTCTGTTTAAAGTCAGCATCTACTGTAGTTGGTCATTGTCAGAACAGCTAGTTTTTTATGAAGATATTACGATTAAATTTCAACATAGTCAGGAGAGTGATGTTGAGCAATTGTTGTAAATCTTCTTACCTTCTGATTATAGCCTTATGCCTAAGAAGTGTACAAGAATAGATCGAACTTTGTGAAAAATGAGGTTTATTCACTAGAGTAAAAGTCAGCATCTACTGTAGTTGGTCATTGTCAGAACAGCTAGTTACAAAGTTTTTATCGTGATTCCCGATTAAAATTCAACCTAATCAGAAGGGTGATATTGAGCTATTGTTGCAATGTGAGATGGTACCTCATAGTGCCGTCTTCTAAAATTTTGACAACCACCGACTGGTGCTTTATGTAATCAAGAAGAAAATGACCTGTGATCATTGGCAGAAGTAACTTGCAGTTTAAAGTGCAGATTTTCTGGTTACATTGTGGCAAATCATTCGATAGTAACAATTCTGGTTACAGGATGACAGCAGCTGCAATAAAAAGggagcaaatattttttactttatttaatatgcTTCGGAGTAACACAAACTATGTGTCGACAATATTGACAATATTCACTTGACAATATATATGTTAATTGTATATGTTAACAATACACATGCTACCAAAAAACATGTAGTATTCACACATGTTAACAATACATATGTTACTACTATATATGTTAACAAGATATATGTTaactaaatatatgtaaataatgtATGTGTTAACAATACACATGTTAACTGTAACACTGAAAAGCAGtttgaaaataataaacaagtttTTGTTATGCAGAGGTGATTCCCATACAAAGAGGAGGCAACTGCCAAAGTACAGCTCCAACGAGACACCTCATGCACATTGTTACCCACAAAGGCTACCCAACATTACCTTATAGCAGCAACATCAATTGTTCCCTCACGCTGACTGGTGTGTCAGCTTACCCTCTCTACAGAATTGACTTGACAGCAAGGTCAGGTATTGAGTTGGACAGCAATTGCAGCAACTATCTTGAGGTGTCAGGTAACATCAGAATCTGTGGAAGTGATTTTGAAGATTTGACATACTCCTTAACTCCCAGTACAGACAGTATGTCTTTCTGGTTTGTTACAAGCCAAGAACAAGCCTATCAAGGAGTTATGCTTGTTTACTCAGGTAGGTATAAGAATTACTGTCAACAAGCACACAAAATAATTTCCATTGCAAATGCATATACCTTTTTGAAAATGTGATTTATACAAAAAGAGAAAGCCGGCAATATACAAAAGCCTAAAAGAGGCACCAAATGAAAATGACAATGTGAAAATTGCAAAATCTAAACTGATAAATCATATCGAACCACAGACCTGCCACTTGCTAGCCGCTTTTCTTCATTCTTCAGCTGATCTTACTTTTCCAGCGGTGCTCCCCATATATTTGGATAAGCATTTAAACCGTAGAGTCTCATCACAAGGTCTCAATTACATCGCGACTCACAAAAGCTACCCAGGCCGGTACAGTGATGACATCAACTCCGCTTTGACCATAACTGACATCCCACCACAGTCTCAAATCAGACTAGATTTCACAGCTCAAGCCAACATAGCCTTAGAGTCTAGGTGCCTCGACCATGTAAACATAACTGGAGTGAGCGGGTATGAGAATAACACAATACAGATCTGTGGTACTGAGGCTCCTCAGTCATCGCTCTACCTCAGCCCGATAGACCAAAGTTTGACCTTCATATTTTTTACCGATTACAGAGACAGCTACCGTGGCTTCATCATAGAATATTCCGGTAAGAGAAACTACCTGTAAAGAGAGAGATTAACAGAGTGTGTGTTTCTTACTAGTGGATGTGATGCATTTAGGTaatacaaaaagttttaaagaattATATGTGCTTtttgaccttatgaccttgttGGAGTTACTAAACTTAGCAAgtagcataaaaatatatagtttgaCATGTGAGTTTTATATGTTCTAGGAATAAGTttgtattttaatgttcttgtatctcaatgcatcatttttatataaattaactaaatacAAGGTAATTCGTTCCCATACTATCAAAGAACAAGCTGAAACAGGGTACTACGTTATTACATGAGGATAACATTTTTTTAAgggttgtaattcagtacctatgCTCTAGAGTAGCAAATACcaatttagtagttatgatctgcaataaaatatagcattacaatgtacaataCGGCACAGAGCTCTAACTTTTAAACAGGCACAGTTGCTAACGGTGATATGAGACGCTGCCTGAGATAGCAGCAGCGTTGAAGTcaacttgaataaatttatttagaCAAACAATCAAAGATCAGTTTTAATCATTTACTAAACTTAACATTGATTATGTCTTCATTGCAATTTGTATTTTCTGTTTCCGGTTTGGCACTGTTTGTCTCACtttcaatataaattttaaCCAACCAATTTTTAACctttgtaaaaattttagaCTGTTCTGATCTCAGACTAATTGATACTGTTATTGAAAATGACCTCTCGTATGCTTGGCTATGTATTACAAGCTCGTATACTCTCATATCTCAACTGTTCCTTGTATGTCAAGACAAAAATAATTGCCGTGAGagttttcttgcgtgtcgcgttATGCGCGTCGAACtacataaactttaaaagttgctagaatcgtgctcgctaaccaacaatagcacAACCTAAACAGTTTCATtttgtgtactatgttgaattgaaTCGGTGATTTTGTTGTGTGTTGTAATGCGTGTCTTtgactaattgctaaagctgctataATCGTTCTCCAAAATAATTTGTTAAGCTAGttaaaagcgttttgtcgaCGAGTTCGGTGGGCATGTACAGCTCAGATAATTTggtaaatttcaaccaaataatTGTGTGTTTTGGTCAGAACTcggaaccaacgaaaaatttgtttcGTTTAGCTGTATCTTTTTTCAGTAagcctacttacacaatcatcgtcgcCTCATCAATGCCACCTGCAGTGATAAATGGTcatctcgtctgtcacttttcaaATATCCTTGTCATCGGGTGGTCAAAATCGTCACAAACTATGGGAGAACCCTCAATATCACCCAAacccaaaaattaataaatacctatctagtacttatgatctgcaataaaatgtgacattattatgtacagtgctgtttggagttcttacctttgaaaTAGACAGTAGCGGGTTATGATGGTGTGAAAAAGACATCACAACAAAATGTTCCGGTAGGAGTGTCAAATAACTCATGGAGAGTGTACAATAGATCAGGGAGTGTGTTGAATCAACTTTGCAtgtagatatggttttattgatcacaGTCTAGCTTGATTTGTAAGCTGCATATTTTTAAGCTATACATTTAAGCTATATACATCACTGTTGTAGTGATTCCACAATCCGACACTACAAAGCTAATGAGCGCAACAATGGTCACTTTTGAGTCATCTCCCCGTGTATCCAATGATCCAATGGCATCAGCAATCTTTTTAGAGACAACAACAGCTGTTTTCATTGCATTTTTCTGCACTCTCGTAATTAGCATCATTGTACTGGTTGTCATTCTGGTGAAATACAAAAGAAAAGCTGCTCTGTAAGTACCGACCTACCATTTACTGTTTAACGTTCACCGGGCCTGAGATCATCATCTGACAAATATAGAACCGTTAACACTTTTCCAAGAAGAGATTAGTAGGTGAAGCGAAAACATCTCAATTTATCACGTAAAACCTTCATTTTTGTCACGCTTGTGTAGTTTTGTATAAATTAGTGCTAGAAGCTAGCAATGTTGTAAAGGAACCTTGAACGACTCCTGTACTATTTAACAGACTAAAGCTTTATCAACAACAAGCTTGTGTTCAAAAGCGCTATTTGTACAGCTGCATGTAATAACATAGAGCAGTTTCACATATCTAagcaaaaaaaaaatatatatatagatatatatatatataaagatgtacatatatataaagatgtacatatataattatatatatgtatatatatatatatataaagatgtacatatatatttatatatatgtatatatatacttatatataagcatatatatatgtatatatatactcaaaatatgtaggatgggaggccccctaataagaggccttcgtatatataaaaattattcaaaatgtgtatagcaaattgataataggaggcggaacaattttgcctcctatcgtggatatatttttaatttcgttAGAGGttgttttgaacttggagttgtctcctcgttGATTTGTGTctaaaattaatgaattctttggtaaaatttgttcacactataaaagttaagtctccttacaccaaagtttgccataaaatgcacaactgatggctgccagcagagcttttataggcaggtttttatcaggcatgaaatcaaagtgttttggggtgtaaaagaaaaacaaaccaattatgaattgaattaccAAGAAGTGGTTTGTGAATATAAAACCgcaaaactgatggtttgatttcgatgatggTAGTCTATCTTTCGAACTTGtctgtaaattggctacttttccacaaagtacaaaaattcatagcattttatttattgcacaacaaatatagtttgcaaatgtggatgttggctgactggttatggTCACGGTAAAAAGtgactgaatggtaggtactagaacagctggtttacctaacatttttatccaaaaagttgtaaatgtattaaaaccaactaaattagtttgtattttattacctcCCAAGGgtgccaaaaataaatagcacacatcaataaatttatgcaaacatagtaagatcatgcagaactacgctaaaaaattGTGTATTTGGTCTTTGGTGTTGAGTATAACACCAAAGACCAAATACACAATGTTAATTAATAACCAAAGACAAAATGAACAGTTATATAcccatgtacatatacgtatgtacatgtatataatttaagtgCGCATGTAATAATCATaagatatggaatgttcaacaatagatagaaggtaaattttgattttaccctgacattctaaatcactgaaaaataattttgatgaaaaagttgctaatctgatgcttctatggaaggaatcgtttttacaggggagataaatcctaaaaaatcatttttatcaaatctctcatagaagtggaaatgacagctacggcacttcttcagctttgaattatccatacaacaactagtctaaatcactgcataAATTTTCACTGAAAAACTGTGCCAatggaaatgcaagataaactgccttggcgcACGGCCTATActgcttgaaagtgttaatcgACTTCTTAACAGGTGTTcagaaaaccatgaacag
Above is a genomic segment from Watersipora subatra chromosome 6, tzWatSuba1.1, whole genome shotgun sequence containing:
- the LOC137398441 gene encoding uncharacterized protein yields the protein MIEDSFILAKQYRQELFRVPQNSAWPCSLGRALTNSRTPLRPGILLGMHALKEYTEQLTVMRKTNTEINDLLADCHDYFIDGLTTSGVYKIFPGKNLSYEVWCDFDMKRGWTVLQRRTVGLLDYNKNWSEYRNGFGNATSEYWIDSVPIDEGYNNNRTIHSDTPLYITTHSGYPTYPYRNSIDSSLMLTGVSKDSILRLDMVIRSAIDLEHNCFDYLDIIGIRSHNYTKKVCGNQSDRLILYLHPVADSITFRFVSDRSGTFHGVLIKLHTVLSIDVGGIYDRKALAITPLYISTHENYPLKYSDNLNSALTLTNISRDSLIRLRFVARSGIAIEKSCHDYLNITGVRGYDRQTVQICGTEASQPTLYIQPIRENLTFTFVTDYSKGYAGFVMEYSEVEGIPSDGYNTASEVEVIPIQRGGNCQSTAPTRHLMHIVTHKGYPTLPYSSNINCSLTLTGVSAYPLYRIDLTARSGIELDSNCSNYLEVSGNIRICGSDFEDLTYSLTPSTDSMSFWFVTSQEQAYQGVMLVYSAVLPIYLDKHLNRRVSSQGLNYIATHKSYPGRYSDDINSALTITDIPPQSQIRLDFTAQANIALESRCLDHVNITGVSGYENNTIQICGTEAPQSSLYLSPIDQSLTFIFFTDYRDSYRGFIIEYSGIFMSDFKEDSSVEGLVKVKFLKLRPWLTYYQPLGCEDSF